A region of Candidatus Hadarchaeales archaeon DNA encodes the following proteins:
- a CDS encoding nicotinate phosphoribosyltransferase, which yields MRKFHIATVEEIKSGKTTDIYFVRTRQILEKKGMKSISALAEVTASSLPNNWPWAVLAGVEEVAQLFEDVPVTVSSMPEGTIFHPYDLRGFRVPVLTIDGKYAEYCEFETPMLGMLCQATGAATVAARIRKLAWGKTLIAFGIRRAHPAIAPMLDRAAYIGGFDGVSSLIGAETIGEKPMGTMPHSLIICFGDQRSAWKAFDDVMPAEIPRIALVDTYYDEKAEAIMAAETLGKKLTGVRLDTPGSRRGNMSEIVKEIRWELDVRGYKWVKIFVSGGISEKNIKELCEAGADGFGVGTSITNAPTVDFAMDIVELNGKPAAKRGKLGGRKDVWRCRHCLAFLLTREGETPGKCPKCGGKMEKALQPLVKDGKIVGKLPKPKEIRRYVLKQLERVKEI from the coding sequence ATGAGAAAGTTCCATATTGCCACGGTTGAGGAAATCAAAAGTGGAAAAACCACAGACATCTACTTCGTCAGAACCAGACAGATCCTCGAAAAGAAAGGCATGAAATCAATTTCTGCCCTGGCGGAGGTGACGGCTAGCTCTTTGCCAAACAACTGGCCTTGGGCGGTTCTGGCCGGCGTAGAAGAGGTAGCACAGCTTTTCGAAGATGTTCCAGTGACTGTTAGCTCGATGCCTGAAGGAACTATCTTTCATCCCTATGATTTGCGAGGATTTAGAGTTCCGGTATTGACTATTGACGGAAAATACGCGGAATACTGTGAATTCGAAACTCCCATGCTAGGAATGCTCTGTCAAGCGACCGGAGCTGCTACGGTAGCTGCAAGAATAAGGAAACTCGCATGGGGGAAAACTCTTATAGCATTCGGGATACGCAGGGCACATCCTGCAATCGCTCCAATGCTAGACAGAGCAGCCTACATCGGCGGATTTGATGGAGTTTCCAGCTTAATCGGGGCCGAGACGATTGGGGAAAAGCCAATGGGAACTATGCCACATTCGTTGATAATATGCTTCGGAGATCAGAGAAGTGCCTGGAAGGCCTTCGACGATGTCATGCCGGCTGAAATTCCTCGGATAGCCCTAGTCGATACTTATTATGATGAGAAGGCCGAGGCGATCATGGCTGCCGAGACTCTCGGAAAAAAACTTACGGGCGTAAGGCTAGATACTCCCGGCTCGAGAAGGGGAAATATGAGTGAGATAGTGAAAGAAATTCGGTGGGAACTCGACGTCAGAGGATATAAATGGGTGAAAATTTTTGTTTCGGGAGGAATTAGTGAAAAAAACATAAAGGAGCTCTGCGAAGCTGGGGCGGACGGCTTCGGGGTTGGAACTTCGATCACGAACGCTCCGACCGTCGACTTTGCCATGGATATAGTAGAACTGAATGGAAAGCCTGCAGCAAAACGCGGAAAACTCGGAGGTAGGAAAGACGTATGGAGATGTCGTCATTGTCTCGCATTTCTCCTCACTAGAGAGGGAGAGACCCCTGGAAAGTGCCCAAAATGCGGAGGAAAGATGGAAAAGGCGCTGCAGCCTCTAGTTAAAGATGGAAAAATCGTGGGAAAACTTCCAAAACCGAAAGAAATAAGGAGATACGTGTTAAAACAACTTGAACGGGTGAAGGAGATATGA
- a CDS encoding Xaa-Pro peptidase family protein, protein MERVRKLQEKMEEYGLDVFIAFKNHRYLAGSEAGKAVIVPCKGKPILICSRLEFDRVKRESWIKDVRAFSGWKSPLRSGESIFFGQPWELVINCLEELGAKVVGYDQAPPEFISKLRMLYRAGYKRLPKIVEEMRMMKDSKEIEIMKKAANLAILGMKRIHELLSPGVSELELAAEAEHVMRKSGGEGTPFPTIVASGENSWLPHAGATDRRIKKEDIVVVDLGCYFEGYASDMTRTFVLGHSRKFRKLVQIVREAQAEALKRVRGGIKASDVDLAAREFIRRKGLLRFYLHGTGHGVGLDIHEPPSLSPTSQEILQEGMVITVEPGVYVKGVGGARWEDMVIVKEEGFEKLTEVDLDG, encoded by the coding sequence ATGGAAAGAGTAAGAAAATTGCAGGAGAAAATGGAGGAATACGGACTCGATGTTTTCATCGCTTTTAAAAATCATAGATATCTCGCTGGAAGTGAGGCGGGAAAAGCCGTAATCGTTCCTTGTAAAGGTAAGCCAATTTTGATTTGCAGCAGGTTAGAGTTCGACAGAGTAAAAAGAGAGAGCTGGATAAAGGACGTTCGGGCGTTTTCAGGATGGAAGTCTCCACTCAGGTCTGGAGAGAGCATCTTTTTTGGACAACCCTGGGAACTTGTCATAAATTGTTTAGAGGAGTTGGGAGCGAAAGTTGTAGGATATGATCAAGCCCCTCCTGAGTTCATCAGTAAGTTGCGAATGCTGTACCGAGCCGGTTACAAAAGACTTCCGAAAATTGTGGAGGAAATGCGAATGATGAAGGATTCAAAAGAAATCGAAATAATGAAGAAAGCGGCGAATCTCGCAATTTTGGGAATGAAGAGAATTCATGAACTCCTATCACCTGGTGTCTCGGAACTGGAACTTGCGGCCGAAGCCGAGCATGTGATGAGAAAATCGGGAGGGGAGGGTACTCCTTTTCCAACGATAGTCGCATCTGGTGAAAACTCTTGGCTGCCTCATGCGGGAGCGACGGATAGAAGAATCAAAAAGGAGGATATAGTGGTTGTCGACCTAGGCTGTTATTTTGAGGGTTATGCGTCAGATATGACCAGAACTTTTGTCCTCGGACATTCACGGAAGTTCAGAAAACTAGTGCAGATAGTCAGAGAAGCGCAAGCGGAAGCCTTGAAAAGAGTCAGAGGAGGGATAAAAGCGAGCGATGTCGACCTCGCGGCCAGAGAATTCATCAGAAGAAAAGGGTTACTCCGGTTTTACCTTCACGGAACCGGCCATGGAGTAGGTCTGGATATTCATGAGCCACCTTCCCTTTCTCCGACATCTCAAGAAATTCTCCAGGAGGGAATGGTAATAACAGTGGAACCTGGGGTGTATGTTAAAGGAGTAGGAGGAGCAAGGTGGGAAGATATGGTAATAGTGAAAGAAGAAGGCTTTGAGAAACTAACGGAGGTAGATTTGGATGGCTGA
- a CDS encoding TIM barrel protein produces MKAKIWLGPAGIPGMCKERSTLAGVRCVAEIGLNAMEIEFVRGITLTQKAAEEVGKIAQELGVRLSVHCPYFINLCSPDKKKVEASKQRILESARRAHAMGADIVVFHPGYYGGRSPEEAYRTVKEADSDMIAKLEKEGIDDVFLGHETTGKQSAFGTLEEIVSLCKELSRCRPVVDFAHIYARQGGRIDYAQILDALKPLKLDHLHTHFTAMEWTPAKQAGAGNEKRHLPMRAGDPPFRPLAEEVLKRGMKITIISESPVLELDSLEMKKIFEKLGYRFER; encoded by the coding sequence GTGAAAGCAAAAATATGGCTGGGTCCGGCGGGAATTCCCGGAATGTGTAAGGAGAGGAGCACGCTTGCTGGAGTTCGCTGCGTTGCCGAAATCGGTCTGAACGCCATGGAGATAGAGTTCGTCAGGGGTATAACGCTCACGCAGAAAGCAGCGGAGGAGGTTGGAAAGATCGCTCAAGAGCTCGGCGTCAGACTCTCCGTCCATTGTCCATATTTCATAAACCTGTGCTCCCCAGACAAAAAGAAGGTTGAAGCCTCAAAGCAGAGAATTCTCGAATCTGCCAGAAGAGCTCATGCAATGGGTGCGGACATAGTAGTTTTTCATCCCGGCTATTATGGCGGAAGATCTCCGGAGGAGGCGTACCGAACGGTCAAGGAGGCGGACTCAGACATGATCGCCAAACTCGAGAAGGAGGGAATTGATGATGTCTTCTTGGGTCACGAGACGACGGGGAAACAGAGCGCTTTCGGAACCTTGGAAGAAATAGTCTCTCTGTGCAAGGAGCTTTCAAGGTGTAGACCTGTCGTGGATTTTGCGCACATCTACGCCAGGCAGGGTGGAAGGATCGACTACGCGCAAATCTTAGATGCTCTAAAGCCTCTGAAGCTTGATCATCTTCACACGCACTTCACAGCAATGGAATGGACGCCTGCTAAGCAAGCCGGCGCCGGAAACGAAAAGCGACATCTACCAATGCGAGCTGGAGATCCGCCGTTTCGACCACTCGCCGAAGAAGTTTTGAAGAGAGGAATGAAGATAACAATAATCTCTGAATCGCCAGTTCTGGAATTGGACTCTCTCGAGATGAAGAAAATTTTTGAGAAGCTAGGCTACAGATTTGAGCGCTGA
- a CDS encoding PfkB family carbohydrate kinase: MVEVVIVGHFAIDINTYPWGTIENALGGAPIYGGLTAVSLGFETGIVSKVGRDFVERFPPLFSKLGLDTEGILVSGKKTTTFENIYDEKGNRKQVCRYVAPEILPQDVPGSYRDAKAFYVSPIAGEISAELLASLKTEKNVVALDPQGILRKIEKNGNIKIVKKDLREYLRYVDILKIGKEESVILGPEPKSEMKKLAEAGPSVVIVTRGEKTSIVLHERNFFEVPSLKVDARSMTGAGDVFGTAFLCRYLKRKDVIEAARFASVAAGLKIRYHGPVGFPSEDEVLQAMKSLQ, encoded by the coding sequence ATGGTCGAAGTCGTAATCGTCGGTCATTTCGCAATCGATATAAACACCTACCCTTGGGGAACGATAGAAAACGCATTAGGCGGAGCACCGATCTATGGTGGTCTCACAGCTGTTTCGCTGGGCTTCGAGACTGGGATAGTCTCAAAAGTTGGAAGAGACTTCGTTGAAAGATTTCCGCCTCTCTTCAGTAAGCTCGGTTTGGACACGGAAGGGATTCTCGTCAGCGGAAAGAAGACCACTACGTTCGAAAATATTTACGACGAGAAAGGAAACAGGAAGCAGGTCTGCAGATATGTGGCTCCAGAAATCCTTCCCCAAGATGTGCCGGGATCTTATAGGGACGCAAAAGCGTTTTACGTTTCTCCGATAGCGGGCGAAATTTCCGCAGAACTTTTAGCCAGTTTAAAGACGGAAAAGAATGTTGTTGCCCTCGATCCTCAAGGGATTTTGAGAAAAATCGAAAAGAATGGCAATATCAAAATTGTGAAAAAGGATCTTCGCGAATATCTACGATATGTGGACATCCTAAAAATAGGAAAGGAGGAAAGCGTCATTCTTGGACCTGAGCCAAAATCCGAAATGAAAAAGCTGGCAGAAGCGGGCCCTTCGGTTGTGATCGTTACGCGTGGAGAAAAAACAAGCATCGTTCTTCATGAGAGAAACTTCTTCGAGGTTCCAAGCCTGAAAGTAGACGCTAGAAGCATGACTGGAGCCGGGGATGTTTTCGGAACTGCGTTTCTCTGCAGATATTTGAAAAGAAAAGATGTGATTGAGGCTGCAAGGTTCGCGTCTGTTGCAGCAGGCTTGAAGATAAGATATCACGGACCCGTCGGATTCCCGAGTGAAGATGAAGTTTTGCAGGCTATGAAATCGCTTCAGTAA
- a CDS encoding CDP-alcohol phosphatidyltransferase family protein yields the protein MLSRVKEKVRNIVAPIATSIAARGITPNTLTLIGLLVGMVSVFFFARSNEFLGGIFLLICGIFDLLDGAVAKFGGMVTAFGGVLDSTIDRLVDFAVLAAVAYGGLAEAGWLPGWLWCFLAIEGSFLVSYIRARAEAAGAKEMDVGLGERPERMLILGIGALVGCVKYAVVIVAFLANLTASQRVIVARKRLSGR from the coding sequence ATGCTCAGTCGCGTGAAAGAGAAGGTGCGCAACATCGTGGCTCCGATTGCCACTTCCATCGCTGCCAGAGGTATCACACCAAACACTCTCACACTAATCGGACTCTTAGTCGGAATGGTTTCTGTTTTCTTTTTCGCACGTTCGAACGAATTTTTAGGAGGAATTTTCCTACTGATCTGCGGAATCTTTGATTTACTCGACGGAGCCGTTGCAAAATTCGGCGGGATGGTCACGGCCTTCGGAGGCGTTCTTGACTCGACGATAGACAGACTCGTGGATTTCGCAGTCTTGGCTGCGGTGGCATATGGAGGGCTCGCAGAAGCTGGCTGGCTTCCCGGCTGGCTCTGGTGTTTCCTTGCGATAGAGGGGAGCTTTCTCGTCAGTTATATCAGAGCGAGAGCAGAAGCAGCAGGAGCTAAAGAGATGGATGTTGGACTCGGAGAAAGACCGGAAAGAATGCTCATCCTGGGAATAGGCGCCCTAGTCGGATGCGTCAAGTATGCCGTTGTGATCGTTGCTTTCTTGGCGAACTTGACGGCTTCCCAAAGGGTGATAGTTGCGAGGAAGAGGCTGAGCGGACGCTGA
- a CDS encoding class I SAM-dependent methyltransferase produces MMSLRKIELAKLYSETAEKYRRRYREIQREKYELVLSILPSKIGRILDVGCGTGELLLRVARKADLAIGMDISPGMVKRIPHAVKNVCVVIADADFLPFKDNSFDFVVSVTLLQNMPDPETTVKEICRVVRPGGLVILTSLKKKHKEEMLVSWAKSAGFSVEKSGEIGEDVYCVCLKK; encoded by the coding sequence ATGATGTCCTTAAGAAAAATTGAGCTAGCCAAGCTGTATTCGGAAACAGCTGAAAAATACAGAAGAAGATATCGGGAAATTCAGCGTGAGAAGTACGAGTTGGTTTTGAGCATATTGCCATCCAAGATCGGAAGAATTCTGGATGTTGGGTGTGGTACAGGGGAACTCCTTTTAAGAGTCGCTAGAAAGGCTGACCTAGCGATCGGTATGGACATTTCCCCAGGCATGGTGAAAAGGATTCCACATGCTGTAAAAAACGTATGTGTTGTGATCGCGGACGCCGATTTTCTCCCATTCAAAGACAATTCTTTCGATTTTGTGGTTTCTGTCACCCTTTTGCAGAACATGCCAGATCCAGAAACCACAGTAAAGGAAATATGCCGTGTGGTGCGGCCTGGCGGCCTGGTGATTCTAACGAGCCTCAAGAAAAAACATAAAGAAGAGATGTTGGTCTCTTGGGCCAAGTCTGCTGGTTTTTCCGTTGAAAAAAGCGGGGAAATCGGGGAAGATGTTTATTGCGTATGTCTGAAAAAGTAG
- a CDS encoding inositol-3-phosphate synthase, with translation MSKIKVAIAGVGNCASSLVQGVEYYKNAKEDEFVPGLMHVNFGGYHIRDIKFVAAFDVDANKVGKDLSEAIFTPPNCTVKFCDVPKLGVEVMRGPVLDGLGKYLTPVIPVDKRQKPVNVAKVLEETDADILINYLPVGSYEGSRFYANEALKAGCGFINCIPEFIVSDKNWAKKFEQEKIPCVGDDIKSQVGATILHRTLTKLLVDRGVKVEESYQLNIGGNTDFLNMLEEERLSSKRISKTEAVSSQLPYEVPLRIGPSDYVPFLKDRKICYIYIKGRKFGDVPLYIDVKLSVEDSPNSAGVVIDAIRAVKLALDRKIGGPLISVSAYFFKHPPVQMSDEEARKAVEEFIAGKRER, from the coding sequence ATGAGTAAGATAAAAGTTGCCATAGCAGGTGTCGGAAACTGTGCGTCCTCACTTGTGCAGGGCGTTGAGTATTATAAAAATGCAAAAGAGGACGAGTTTGTCCCGGGCCTCATGCATGTTAACTTCGGCGGATATCACATAAGAGATATAAAATTTGTGGCAGCCTTCGACGTTGACGCGAATAAAGTTGGAAAAGATCTCTCAGAAGCTATCTTCACTCCACCAAACTGTACTGTCAAATTCTGCGATGTTCCCAAGCTTGGGGTTGAAGTCATGAGAGGTCCCGTTCTTGACGGACTCGGAAAATATCTGACGCCGGTGATTCCCGTAGATAAAAGGCAGAAGCCGGTGAACGTTGCCAAAGTGCTCGAGGAAACGGATGCCGATATACTGATAAACTACCTGCCGGTGGGAAGCTATGAAGGAAGTAGATTTTACGCAAACGAGGCACTAAAGGCAGGCTGCGGCTTTATAAACTGCATCCCAGAGTTCATCGTTTCCGACAAAAACTGGGCAAAAAAGTTTGAGCAGGAAAAGATTCCATGTGTCGGCGACGACATAAAGTCGCAGGTTGGAGCTACGATCTTGCACAGAACACTCACTAAACTGCTGGTTGACAGAGGTGTCAAGGTCGAAGAAAGCTATCAGCTGAACATAGGTGGAAACACGGACTTTCTCAACATGCTGGAGGAGGAACGTCTGAGTTCGAAGAGAATAAGCAAAACCGAGGCCGTTTCCAGCCAGTTGCCGTATGAAGTCCCGCTTAGAATCGGTCCAAGTGATTATGTCCCATTCCTGAAGGACAGGAAAATATGCTACATATACATAAAAGGAAGGAAGTTCGGCGATGTTCCTCTTTACATCGATGTAAAGCTCTCCGTTGAAGATTCCCCCAACAGCGCTGGAGTTGTTATAGATGCGATAAGAGCTGTGAAGCTCGCTCTAGACAGGAAAATAGGCGGACCGCTCATAAGCGTCTCGGCATATTTCTTCAAACATCCACCTGTTCAGATGTCTGACGAGGAAGCGCGTAAAGCGGTGGAGGAGTTCATAGCTGGCAAGAGGGAGAGATAG
- the hisS gene encoding histidine--tRNA ligase, producing MQLRCPRGTRDLWGDELATARFVVSKMRSVFERFGFQEVQTPIFEHLELFLVKSGSEIIKQIYDFEDKSGRKLALRPELTAPAIRFFIQHLKRNPPPVRLFYFGECFRYEEPQAWRWREFTQAGCEIIGSPNPQADAEVISLTCEIMREVGMNDWKLRIGDVGILRNVLASVGVKEEKQDPILRAVDSGNRNRILEELRKAGVPEEEYERLLKIFSLRGDFRVFQKLSEFDIDESMLERSKELLRILREAGEKFEIDLGIARGLDYYTGTVFEVYVGDVQVAGGGRYDTLVERLGGPKTPATGVGFGVDRISSLLLKDGKAEKPIKPLVYVVPLERDLLPKALEISNMLRRKGIVTEMEVMERSLQKALSHADSMGMRFAVIVGRKEVSAGQVALRDLKTKKQETVKIEELVSALKSVA from the coding sequence ATGCAGTTGCGGTGTCCGCGAGGAACCAGAGATCTCTGGGGAGACGAGCTGGCAACTGCAAGGTTTGTGGTCTCAAAAATGAGAAGTGTTTTCGAAAGATTCGGATTTCAAGAAGTGCAGACGCCAATTTTCGAACATCTCGAACTATTTCTCGTCAAGAGCGGAAGTGAGATAATCAAACAGATCTATGATTTTGAAGACAAGTCTGGGAGAAAGCTTGCCCTTCGACCAGAGCTAACCGCACCGGCGATAAGGTTTTTCATCCAACATCTTAAGAGAAATCCTCCCCCAGTCAGACTTTTCTATTTTGGAGAATGCTTCAGGTACGAAGAACCGCAAGCTTGGAGATGGAGAGAATTCACGCAAGCTGGTTGTGAGATAATCGGAAGCCCAAACCCGCAGGCGGACGCGGAAGTGATCTCCCTAACATGCGAAATTATGCGCGAAGTTGGAATGAATGACTGGAAGCTAAGGATTGGTGATGTTGGAATTTTAAGGAATGTGCTCGCCTCGGTTGGGGTAAAGGAAGAAAAGCAGGACCCTATACTCAGGGCGGTTGATTCAGGAAACAGGAATAGGATTCTTGAAGAACTGCGGAAAGCTGGCGTTCCTGAAGAAGAATATGAAAGGCTCCTAAAGATTTTTTCCTTGCGTGGAGATTTCAGAGTGTTTCAGAAGTTAAGCGAGTTCGACATCGATGAATCCATGCTTGAAAGGTCTAAGGAGCTTTTAAGAATTCTCCGCGAAGCTGGAGAGAAGTTTGAGATAGATCTCGGAATAGCGAGGGGCCTCGACTATTACACGGGGACTGTCTTTGAGGTCTATGTCGGAGATGTGCAGGTCGCGGGTGGCGGCAGGTATGACACGCTCGTTGAAAGACTGGGAGGACCCAAAACACCAGCGACCGGAGTCGGCTTCGGCGTCGATAGGATTTCCTCTCTTCTCCTGAAAGACGGCAAAGCGGAAAAGCCGATAAAACCGTTAGTTTATGTCGTTCCACTCGAGAGGGATCTCCTGCCCAAAGCTTTGGAAATCTCTAACATGTTGAGGAGAAAGGGTATAGTAACGGAGATGGAGGTTATGGAAAGAAGCCTACAAAAGGCCCTGAGTCATGCGGATTCGATGGGGATGAGATTTGCTGTGATAGTCGGAAGAAAAGAAGTCTCTGCCGGTCAAGTCGCCCTGAGAGATTTGAAAACAAAAAAGCAGGAGACAGTCAAGATCGAGGAGCTCGTTTCAGCGCTCAAATCTGTAGCCTAG
- the proS gene encoding proline--tRNA ligase, with product MAERNAWEKNFSEWFAEMLERAEIVDPRYPVKGLYVWLPYGFKIRNNVVSILRWLLDESGHSEMLFPILIPEDLFRKEAEHIRGFEGQVYWVTHGGTEPLDVRLVLRPTSETAMYPMFSLWIKSHADLPLKIYQVVSVFRYETKMTKPLVRVREVTTFKEAHTAHASWEDAERQVFEAIGIYKRFFDLLGIPSVISKRPKWDTFAGAVYSIAFDTLAPDGKTLQIGTIHNLGQNFSKVYDVKYEKPDGSHEYVYQTCYGISERAIAAVLMVHGDDIGFCLPPLVAPIQIVIVPVIFKEKSEEIMQTARRIFEILRGAGFRVHLDDRDLRPGNKYYYWERRGVPLRVEIGPSEVEKSEAMLVRRDTGERCTVKADDLVREVNKILEEISENLRVRAMKFFESRIHRAESVQEAAQILAEKGGIVKLCWCGSEECGMSIEEKTGGRILGESLDEKATGKCVNCCGDSEKLIYLAKTY from the coding sequence ATGGCTGAAAGAAATGCGTGGGAGAAAAACTTCAGTGAGTGGTTTGCTGAGATGCTCGAAAGAGCGGAAATAGTAGATCCCAGATATCCTGTCAAGGGGCTATACGTCTGGCTCCCATACGGATTTAAGATAAGAAACAATGTTGTTTCTATCCTTAGATGGTTACTCGACGAGTCTGGACACAGTGAAATGCTCTTCCCCATCTTGATCCCGGAAGACCTTTTCAGAAAAGAGGCAGAACACATACGAGGATTCGAGGGGCAGGTTTATTGGGTGACTCACGGAGGAACGGAGCCCCTCGATGTCAGGCTAGTTTTGCGACCGACGTCGGAAACAGCAATGTATCCGATGTTTTCTCTGTGGATAAAATCTCACGCCGATCTGCCACTCAAGATCTACCAAGTGGTTAGCGTTTTCAGATATGAGACAAAAATGACCAAGCCCCTCGTAAGGGTTAGGGAGGTGACGACATTCAAAGAGGCCCATACCGCTCACGCGAGCTGGGAAGATGCAGAGAGGCAAGTTTTTGAAGCGATCGGGATTTACAAAAGGTTTTTTGATTTACTTGGAATTCCTTCTGTGATTTCGAAAAGACCGAAGTGGGATACATTCGCTGGGGCGGTTTACTCCATTGCTTTTGACACGCTTGCTCCTGACGGAAAAACTTTGCAGATAGGGACAATCCACAATCTAGGTCAGAACTTTTCAAAAGTCTATGATGTGAAGTATGAAAAGCCAGATGGTTCGCATGAATACGTCTATCAGACTTGTTACGGAATATCCGAGAGAGCAATTGCTGCAGTTTTGATGGTTCACGGTGATGATATCGGTTTTTGTCTCCCCCCACTTGTGGCTCCAATCCAGATTGTTATTGTCCCTGTGATTTTCAAGGAAAAAAGCGAGGAGATCATGCAGACGGCCCGGAGAATTTTCGAGATTTTAAGGGGTGCCGGTTTTAGGGTTCATCTTGACGATCGAGATTTGAGACCTGGCAATAAGTATTACTACTGGGAGAGAAGAGGGGTCCCGCTTAGAGTAGAAATCGGGCCCTCAGAGGTTGAGAAATCTGAAGCGATGCTTGTCAGGAGAGACACAGGAGAGAGGTGTACGGTGAAAGCCGATGATTTGGTGAGAGAGGTCAACAAAATCTTAGAAGAAATCTCTGAAAATCTCCGAGTGAGAGCTATGAAGTTCTTCGAGTCGAGGATACATCGTGCGGAAAGCGTCCAAGAAGCGGCACAGATCTTGGCCGAGAAAGGAGGAATAGTTAAACTTTGCTGGTGCGGCTCGGAGGAGTGTGGCATGTCGATAGAGGAAAAAACAGGTGGAAGAATTCTCGGAGAGTCTCTTGACGAAAAAGCAACCGGGAAGTGTGTCAACTGTTGCGGAGATTCGGAAAAACTGATTTACTTAGCTAAAACTTACTGA
- a CDS encoding isochorismatase family cysteine hydrolase, with protein MQAVIIIDMIVDFVTGKFGGEHAQKIIPNIKRLSEAARRRGIPVIYVCDAHNRWDPEISIWGEHAMLETKGSEIIPELAPKPEDFIIKKRTYSAFFQTELDDLLKKLGVKEVILTGVVTDICVQHTAADAFFRGYLIVIPSDCTNAVKKEKHEQALETMRSLYGAKITISEEIISGWGENEKVPYCHG; from the coding sequence ATGCAGGCAGTCATCATAATCGATATGATAGTTGATTTTGTGACTGGAAAATTCGGAGGCGAGCATGCTCAGAAAATAATCCCTAACATTAAACGATTGTCTGAAGCCGCACGCAGACGGGGAATACCTGTGATATACGTCTGTGATGCTCACAACCGTTGGGATCCTGAGATCTCTATTTGGGGTGAGCACGCAATGCTAGAGACAAAAGGTTCTGAAATAATTCCAGAACTAGCTCCAAAACCCGAAGATTTCATCATAAAGAAGAGAACTTACAGTGCCTTTTTCCAAACAGAACTAGATGACCTTTTGAAAAAACTGGGCGTGAAAGAAGTTATTCTCACCGGAGTCGTAACAGATATCTGCGTTCAACATACGGCCGCGGATGCTTTCTTCCGCGGCTATCTTATTGTTATACCTTCGGATTGCACAAACGCCGTCAAAAAGGAAAAACACGAACAGGCTCTCGAAACGATGAGGAGTCTATATGGGGCTAAAATAACCATCTCGGAAGAGATTATTTCTGGTTGGGGTGAAAATGAGAAAGTTCCATATTGCCACGGTTGA